From Hartmannibacter diazotrophicus, a single genomic window includes:
- a CDS encoding TerB family tellurite resistance protein, with product MTLWSYLSELLDRLQVGETVGALIDHVVKIVRETFGGEARRQVAFTVSMIALAAKMAKADGAVTEAEIAVFRRIFVVPENEERNVARLFNLARQDIAGYDIYAARIERMHAGNLEVLEDILDGLFMIADADGGIHDNEIAFLEHVAAIFKIPAEHFDRILSRHIQSDETDPYVVLGIAKGSHPEDIKRHYRKLVAETHPDRFIARGLPAECVRLATERLALLNGAYERIEKEFAV from the coding sequence ATGACTCTCTGGTCCTATCTCTCCGAACTTCTCGACCGTCTTCAGGTGGGTGAAACCGTTGGCGCGCTGATCGACCATGTCGTGAAGATCGTCCGGGAGACCTTCGGCGGCGAGGCTCGCCGCCAGGTCGCCTTCACTGTGTCGATGATCGCACTGGCCGCCAAGATGGCGAAAGCCGACGGTGCGGTGACGGAGGCGGAGATCGCCGTCTTCCGACGGATCTTCGTCGTGCCGGAGAATGAGGAGCGCAACGTCGCGCGGCTCTTCAATCTCGCCAGGCAGGATATCGCCGGCTACGACATCTATGCCGCCCGTATCGAGCGGATGCACGCGGGAAATCTGGAGGTCCTGGAGGATATCCTCGACGGTCTCTTCATGATCGCCGACGCGGATGGCGGCATCCACGACAACGAGATCGCTTTCCTTGAGCATGTGGCGGCCATCTTCAAGATCCCGGCCGAGCATTTCGACCGCATCCTGTCGCGCCACATCCAGTCGGACGAGACGGATCCCTATGTCGTGCTCGGCATCGCCAAGGGCAGCCATCCGGAAGATATCAAGCGGCACTATCGGAAGCTCGTCGCCGAGACCCATCCGGACCGCTTCATAGCGCGCGGCCTGCCGGCCGAATGCGTGCGTCTTGCGACCGAACGGCTGGCCCTTCTCAATGGCGCCTATGAGCGGATCGAGAAGGAATTCGCCGTTTGA
- a CDS encoding N-acetylmuramoyl-L-alanine amidase, with amino-acid sequence MSEPQGQGLQIEERLSPNHGERAPGTRIEFVILHYTGMPSAEEACNWLCDPRSQVSSHYFVHEDGRVLRLVPEERRAWHAGVARWRGLDDINSRSIGIEIANPGHDHGYAEFPQSQIVSVIDLVAQIVARHNILPNDILAHSDIAPTRKDDPGEKFPWWQLYNAGLGAWVPPTPIRGGRFFQQGDVGQPVEALQAMLALYGYDIEVSSYFDDRTTAVVKAFQRHFRPERVDGIADESTIETLYRLLAEKPQNA; translated from the coding sequence TTGAGCGAGCCGCAGGGGCAGGGGCTGCAGATAGAAGAGCGGCTGTCCCCGAACCACGGCGAGCGGGCTCCCGGCACCCGGATCGAGTTCGTCATCCTGCATTACACGGGAATGCCGAGCGCTGAAGAGGCGTGCAACTGGCTATGCGATCCGCGATCGCAGGTCTCAAGTCACTATTTCGTCCATGAGGATGGGCGTGTCCTGCGCCTCGTGCCCGAGGAGCGCCGCGCCTGGCATGCGGGCGTCGCGCGCTGGCGCGGTCTGGACGATATCAACTCCCGTTCCATCGGAATTGAGATTGCCAACCCGGGCCATGACCACGGTTATGCCGAATTTCCGCAATCGCAGATCGTATCCGTCATTGATTTGGTGGCGCAGATTGTCGCACGCCACAATATTCTGCCGAACGACATCCTCGCCCATTCCGACATAGCGCCGACCCGCAAGGACGATCCGGGCGAAAAATTTCCATGGTGGCAATTATACAACGCCGGACTCGGGGCCTGGGTTCCGCCGACGCCGATTCGCGGCGGCCGATTCTTCCAGCAAGGCGATGTCGGCCAGCCGGTCGAGGCCTTGCAGGCCATGCTGGCCCTTTATGGTTACGACATTGAAGTCAGCAGTTATTTTGACGATCGGACAACGGCTGTCGTGAAGGCGTTCCAGCGCCATTTTCGTCCCGAGCGGGTCGACGGCATTGCCGATGAATCGACGATCGAGACGCTCTACAGACTTCTTGCTGAAAAACCGCAGAACGCCTGA